AACAAATTACTCCAGCTTGCCGAAGAAAAACAGTTTCCCGTGGTGACAACGCTGCTGGGCAAATCGGTAATGCCAGAGGCTCATCCGCTCTACTTAGGTATTTACGGCGGCGCGATGAGCAGGGAAGAAATCACAGTACTCGTTGAATCTTCCGATTGTCTTATTACCCTCGGTGCATTTATGACCGATGTCAACCTCGGCATCTACACGGCAAACTTGGAGCGCAGTCGCCAGGTGTACGCAACCTCGGATAAAATCTCGGTCGGCTACTCTACCTATGAAAATGTCACCTTTGAAGATTTTATTGATGGCTTGTATTCTCCGGAACTCCATGAACGGGGGAACATAGATTTGGAATGGGTCATGGAAGTGCCAGAACCTTTCGAGATGATGCCCGACCAGCCGCTGACAATGCAACGCCTGTTCCAACAACTAAATCTACTGCTGTCTGAAGACATGATAGTTATCCCTGACATCGGTGACAGCCTCTGGGCGGCTTTAGACTTACGGCTTCCGGCACGTACCGATTTTATTGCGCTTGCCTACTACACCTCAATGGGGTTTGCAGTTCCCGCCGCAATCGGTGCCCAACTCGGCAAACCCACAGCCCGACCACTTGTCATCGTAGGCGATGGGGCATTCCAAATGACCGGCACCGAACTCTCAACGACGATTCGCTACCAGCTCAATCCGATTGTTCTGATTTTAAACAACCAGGGATACGGCACCATCCGTCCCTTTATTGAAGGCCCCTTTAACGATATAGAAAATTGGAACTACACCCATATACCCGAACTCTTTGGCGCAGGACGTGCATTTATTGCCCGTACCGAAGGCGAATTTGATGCTGCCATGAAAGCAGCACTTGCTGAGACGCAACATTTTGTCTTGATTGAGGTGGAACTTGACAAATTGGACATTTCGCCCGCACTTATGCAGTTGGCAGAACAGGTGTCTAAGAAAGTTTAAATCTGCCAGTGCGAGGTACTACGTTTAGAACCGGTGAAAAAATTGTAACAGCGTTAACAACCGTGCATTAGCAAAGGAGCGAGTCACACGATGAAAACGATGATTTTATCTATCCTCTTCGGGTTTCTGCTCGTTTTTACAGTCAATGCAGACTTTCTTCCAGAGGACAACAGCGATGCGTTTGGGTTGGAATATGGAGAATCCATCGCGGGGTTTATTCCGAACGCCCCCAAGATTGATGGAAAACTTGATGATTGGAAGTATGCCATCTGGGTCGCGTTTGACTCAGAGGATGAGCTGCTTCGGGGACAAGGCGCGTGGGAAGGGAAAGATGACCTGACGATGACTTGGTCGACCATGTATGACGCGAAAACTTTTTATTTTGCAGCGGCGGTGCGCGACGATATTTTCGCACCAGCGGCGAATGCCGGACAACCTTGGGTAGGCGATACAATTTTTCTGTACATCGACTGGGAGCAAGTCGGCGTCGGAGCCCCTGCGTGCAAGCCGAATTTCGCTTTTATTAACAAGAAGGCACTCGTTACTGATTTCAGTGCGATCAAAAATCCGGATCTCCCAAAATCCGATATTGCGATCGTGCCGACACCTGAATTGGGTAAAGGCGGTATGATTTATGAGGTGGCGATGCCGTTTACGTCGCTCACGAAGGTAAAAGTCAAGGAGGGAACCGAAGTCGGGTTTACACCCGGATATGAGGAAGGCACGGATGATCCGGAGAAGAAGGGTGGACTTGTGTTTATGGATTGGCACGGTCTGAATCCGGACGACTCCGCGAATCTTGGCACTTTAACGTTCGGCGGTCCCCTCGCCGTTGATCCAACAGGCAAGTTAACACTAACGTGGGGACAGTTGAAGAAATTTTCTCCATAATTTTGGTATGTCCACTTCGGAAGCGGGCATGATCATAAATAAAACTCACAATCACATAAGGAGGGTAACAATGGGCGGACCAGGCTTTGGAGAAGTCATATTATTGATGCTATTAGTATATCCGTTAGGGGCTATGTTGGGGGCAGTCATGATTGGTGTGGGTATTGCCCTGGGTTTCAGATGGGGTGGTAGATGGTTTTTGAAAATCATTTACAGCGATCCTGAATTTGAAAAATGGCTGAGACGGGTTCTTAACGCCTCTGAAAAATAAGATTATATTGATATAACTGAATTCTCCGTTGACGTTTGCAGACAAGTATCTATAGCACGCTGCCTTGTCAAAATCCTATAGATTGATTTGACAATCATCTACCGAAGTTGTTAAACTATCTAATAAGTCTGGCGTTCAGAGCAAGATTTGAAACTTAATGGGAGCAGATCAAATATGGAAGGATTAATAGGTGTAATAATAACCGTTCCTCTGGGAATAGCAGTAGGCGCGGCGACAATAGGACTCGGTATCAAATGGGGCGGCACTTGGCTGTTGAGAGCGATTTCCAATGATCCTGTGCTCGAAGATTGGGTAAAACGGGTTTTCAACAGTGAAAAATAAGGCCATAACCTAATACGCAACACCTCCGCTGATATTTTAAACCAATCCAATTAAACTATGTCTAAGAAGAACAAGGAGATGGAAGGCATCTTCCCACTCTTTACGGAATTGCTGGAAAAAGCCGATAGTCTACTAAACCGCTTGGACGCGCGTACGACGCTCACATCAAGTGAGTGTCTCAACGACTACATCGCCTTTCAGTGGCGAGCACAGAATGGAACAGGATATCTCATGCCTGTTAAACACCCGCATCTTGTTGATAGTACGGATCTCATCGGCATAAACTCACAATGTACAGCGTTAGATCGAAACACGCGGCAATTTCTACAAGGACTGCCCGCGAACCACGTCTTGCTATGGGGCGACCGTGGCACTGGGAAATCCTCGCTTGTTAAAGCGATGCTGGAACGTTACGCTGACGAAGGGCTTCGACTGGTAGGTGTTGGCAAAGAGGGACTTATCCATCTACAAGAAATTGCGGAGGTATTGTGGGAACGTCCGGAGTACTATATCCTTTTCTGTGATGATCTCGCATTCAACGAAGATGAACCCGAATACCGTGAGCTCAAAGCGATGCTCGAAGGCGGTATCTCCGCCTGTCCAGACAATGTTCTCATTTATGCCACTTCAAACCGTCGGCACTTGATGCCTCGACAAGTACGTGAAAACCAATATCCTCAGAACGATGAAGATGAGTTGTATCCGCGCGAAGCGACGGAGGAAAAGGTCTCGTTGAGCGACCGTTTCGGTTTACGCCTCGCTTTCCATCGAATTTCACAAGATACTTATTTAGAGATTGTCTCCCACTATGCGCGAAAACGAGGACTCTCTGTTCCAACGGAGACGCTCCACCGAGCAGCGTTAGAGTGGGAGGCATCCTCAAGTGGACGGTCTGGACGTGTCGCCTATCAGTTCGTTGCAGACCTCACAGGACAATTAGCACTCGAATCAAACACACACGGCAAAAAGTAGATACATCACGCGTGCCGTAACAAATAATCCGTACGGTTTTAACCGTGCATCTATGGAGGTTTTTATGAAAACCCGATCAATGCTCTACTTAGTACTCGCGATCTTTCTAAGCGGTGTACTTTTGATACAAACGACAAATGCTGTGCCGAAAAAAGGCACATTGCGGGTCAGCGGTGATAATACATGGGTTGCGTTTATTAACGGCGAAGAGGTCGCTGCAAGCGGAAATTGGCAAGCCCCCACGGTCAGTGAATTTAAACTGGACAAAGGCTTTGCCCAAATTGCCGTCTATGTCCACGATGCCGAACCCGGTGCCGCCGGTAGAGGCGGGTTCCTCGCCGATATTATCCTTGATGCCAAGCCGGATTACATCGGCACAGGCGAAGATGGCTGGCGATGTGATACCGGCAAACTCCTCGCTGATCGGAAAGATGGCTGGGAAAAGGTCGATTTCGACGACAGCAAATGGGAAGATGAACTCGAAATCTACGAAAAATTCGGGGAAGGTATTTGGGGATTTGGTGCTGCAATCATGGCACAAATTCTCAAAGACCCGGATTGTGAAGCAAACTGGGTGTGGTGCGGTCCCAACGATGCCGAAGATGATATCTATTTCCGATATACGATCGGCACACTTCCCGTTGAGCCGCAAGACAAACTCGCCACCACATGGGCGCGTATTAAAAACGACGCTATGTAACCGCGCGTGCCTGTCATAGCGTAAAAAAAGGAGAACACAATGAAAAAATTTCTTACCCCAACAATTTTGGTTTTAGTTTTTGCCTTAGTTGCTTCAGTGACCTGGGCAGCGACACTCCGTATCAATGGTGACAACTCTTGGGTCGGTTTCGTTAACGGCGAACAGGTTGCCGAAGGCAATAACTGGCAACAAGCCAGCATTACCGAATTTGACATGCCGGATGGTTACGCCGTTATCGGTGTCTATGTCCACGACGCGGAACCCGGTGATACCGGGCGCGGCGGTGCACTGTTTGATGTTATCCTTGACGACGGCACCTATATTCCTTCCGATGACACTTGGAAAGCGGATGCCGGTGCACCACTTGCAGATCGCAAAGACGGTTGGGAACAACCCGATTTCGACGATAGTGGTTGGGATAATGCGACACAACTTGATCAGTTTGGTGAAGGTATCTGGGGCTTCGGTGCAGACACGATGCGTCAAACTTTGAAAGATCCTGACTCAACGGCATACTGGGTCTGGGCGGGTCCGAACGATGTTGAAGATGATGTCTATTTCCGAAAAACCGTCGGAGACCCACCAACTACACCTGTTGAACCCGGTGGGAAAGTCACCACTACATGGGGTGCCTTGAAGGCAGCACAATAAATCTAACGCCTATAGGGAACAGCTTTCGCGCTGTTCCCTACACCCCTTCAATAACCCTCGCAATCTTCGCAAATACCGTCTCGATATCTGATTCATCAAGACATGAGTAGGCAATTCGCAATTCTGTTTCACCAAGTGCGATTGTGCCGATGCCGTGTTCAGCCAAAAGCCGCTGTCGAATGGTTTCCGCGTTCCCAGATTTAAGGTTCAGACACGTGAAATAACCTGCATGACTCGGATATACTTCCCAAAGCTTCGCATACCGCCCATCAGACGCGACCGCTTTCACTTTCAACGCACGTGCCTTAAGGGTTTCATAGTTGTGCTGTTTCTGCTCAGTATACCTCGATGCCTTCATCGCTTCAAGGATCAGCGTTTGGGAGACCTGTGCCGCGCCAGAGGTATTCGCTCGGATGAGTCCACTCAATTTTTGCGCGAGTGGCTCCATTGCTGTCTCTTCAAGTCCAAAGGTGATAAACGCCACACGTATCCCCCATGCGTATTCCTCTTTTGTGGCACCGTCTATTTTCACTGGCACCACATTCGGGTGGCACCCGACTAATAACCCGAAAAGCGATTCTTGCATGACCGTTGTATCGTACCACAAACCGGCGTAGGCATCATCAATCATAACAAGGATATGGCAGCCCGTCTCCGCCCGTGCCACAATCGCGTCCACAATCTGCTGTGCTTCTACGCGGGTAACCGCATAACCGGTCGGATTGTGCGGAAAATTCAGGAGGATTAGCAATTTTTCAGCAGTAGCGTTGGCGAGTGCCTCACGAAATCCGTGTGTGTTAAAATCGCTCGAAGCGTTGCAGAACGGGTAACTCTGGATATTCGCGCCCGCTTTGGTTTGGAAGATGAGTCGGTAATTTCCCCAGATCTTATCTGGTAACACAAGGGTGTCCCCACTATCTACGAAGAGTTCCGCGAGTAGACTAAATCCGTGCGTCATACCGCTTGTCACAATTGGAAGACTGAATGTTTTTCCCGCGAGTGCCGGATTCTCTTGCAAAAGATGCGCTTTCCACGCTTCCCGTAATTCTTGTTGACCGAGTACGGGCGCGTAGCCGTAGATACTTTCCAGTGTGAGTTCCGGTACCAGTTCCCGCGAGACCGGTAGGTGCATCATGTCGCCCGCATCCTCTGAAAAATCTAAGGCGATCGCGCGCGTCGCGTTGAACTGGTGTGCCTTCGTGTTTGCCTCTGCTGTCTGGCTCAAAATACCTTTCGGGAGGTAGATGCGTTTCCCTAACTCAGAGAGAAGTGCGAAAACCACTGGTGAGGCGGAGCGAATCTGTTGGTTTAAATCGGCTGCTAATGGATTTAAGTCTTGCATAGTTCCTAAAGCCGCGGAAAATGTAATTTCTGAAGAATTAATGACGTTTAAGTATCTAACAAATCAATAACAGGTGTATGACACACCGGATTTATAGTTGTGCGATGCGTCGCACGTTCAAAACCAGAGCATAATTCATCAGGACTTACGCAATTTTGACGATATGATGCTCTGTTAGCGGGCAAACTCTGAAAAAACAGAGACGTTCTCAGTGCACAGGCTAACGGTCTCCTATGCTACAAAAGAGCAACCTGCGTAAGTCCTATTCATTAAGCATCGCCTTCATGGTAGGGCAATCTATCACGCGTTGAACATAATTCGTTACCAATTTTCCTGTAATTGTGGACTGCTACCAACTTAATGTCAACAATTTTCCGCCAAGACTCGTTAGGTATTATACACGACGGAGTGGCGGGAATATAGTTCAGACAGGTTCAGCAGCGGAAACCAAAAGGAGCTATTTCTCATGAAAACTGAATTTAAAATGGTATACCCGTTAAGCGTTGTCCTTGCGATGTGCGGGCTGATGCTTTTTAGCTACACGGGCTGCGGCGGTTCTGATAGTGCTGACGAAGCGGAGAGTGCGTATGCTACAGACGGGTATACTTCGCAAGGCGGCACATCTTTCGGATTGCCTCCTCCGAGTGGTGCCGTCTTTAAGGATTACGGTACGAATCAATTTATTGATACAAGAAATGATCACCTTTCGACATTTGGTATGGATGTCGATACCGCCTCCTATTCCATCACGCGCAACTATCTTCGGGATGGATATCTTCCGCCCCCGGAAGCTGTTCGAGTAGAGGAATTTGTTAATGCTTTTGATTACAATTACCGCCCCCCATGGGGTGAAGCCTTTGCTGTGCACGTTGAGGGCGCGCCATCCCGATTTGGTGAAGGCGGGCACCTCCGATTGCCGCAAAATCGCAGACGGCTCCGAGTTCCCCAAGATGACGAACAACTCCAGTTGCTCCGAATCGGTATACAAGGGCGCGTGGTTCCCGACGAAAACCGAAAGGACGCGATGTTGACTTTCGTCATTGATGTCTCTGGTTCAATGGCCATCGAAAACCGGCTGGAATTGGTCAAAGGTGCGCTAACGCTTTTGGTTGAAGAGCTCCGTCCGCGGGATAAGGTGGCTATTGTCGCTTACAGTAACCGAGCGCGGATCGTCCTTCCGCATACCGGTATTGAGGGACGTGAGGGGATCCTGGCAGCAATCCATTCGCTTGTCCCAGAGGAGGCAACCAATGTTGACGAAGGACTCCGCCTTGGGTACAGCCTCGCCTTGCGCAATCCAAAGATTGACGGCATCAACCGTGTGATCCTCTGTTCCGACGGCGTTGCCAATGTTGACGCAACAGACCCTAATGTCATACTCAGAAAAGTTCGCGGGCATGTTGCGGAGGGGATTACCTTAACAACAATCGGGGTCGGCATCGAGAATTTCAACGATGTCCTTCTGGAGCAACTTGCTGATAACGGCAACGGTAGTTACGCTTATGTGGACACCCTCAATGAAGCGAAACGTGTCTTTGTTGAAAACTTAACAGGGACCCTACAACTTATCGCTAAAGACGCAAAGGTCCAAGTTGACTTTAATCCGCAAGTCGTCAGTCGTTTTCGACTGCTAGGCTATGAAAACCGTCGGCTCGACCATGCGGAATTTCGGGATGACAGCGCAGATGGCGGAGAAATCGGTGCAGGTCACAGCGTCACAGCACTTTATGAAATTAAACTCACTGAAGGTGCGAGAGGACATTTGGCGACTGTCTCTATACGTTACGAGGATCCGGATACCTATCGTCCCTCCGAAATTAGCGAGGAAATTTTCACAACACAGTTGAAGCGGACATTCCAAGCGGCATCCGCTGAATTTCAACTCGCAGCGATTGTAGCGGAATTCGCAGAAATTCTGCGCGAGAGCTTTTGGGCAAAAGATGGAAATTTGGCAGCCGTATCGCAAAGCCTTAGAGAGATCGCACCGCGTATCCACAATGAACAAGTCGATGAACTTAGACACTTGGTAAGCAGCGCCGCGCGCTTTAAGGCATCAGACCTTGACTAAACCATAGGGCTTACCCGAATCGGTGAGGCACCAAACTTCGTTAATCGTGTATGGGTAGGCATCCGAATTTTGCGTAAGCCTTAAAAAAAAACAGGACACACGGCGGCAATAGGAGCAAACATGAAAGCACTTCTGAAAAGCCTGACATTTAT
This genomic window from Candidatus Poribacteria bacterium contains:
- a CDS encoding von Willebrand factor type A domain-containing protein, which translates into the protein MKTEFKMVYPLSVVLAMCGLMLFSYTGCGGSDSADEAESAYATDGYTSQGGTSFGLPPPSGAVFKDYGTNQFIDTRNDHLSTFGMDVDTASYSITRNYLRDGYLPPPEAVRVEEFVNAFDYNYRPPWGEAFAVHVEGAPSRFGEGGHLRLPQNRRRLRVPQDDEQLQLLRIGIQGRVVPDENRKDAMLTFVIDVSGSMAIENRLELVKGALTLLVEELRPRDKVAIVAYSNRARIVLPHTGIEGREGILAAIHSLVPEEATNVDEGLRLGYSLALRNPKIDGINRVILCSDGVANVDATDPNVILRKVRGHVAEGITLTTIGVGIENFNDVLLEQLADNGNGSYAYVDTLNEAKRVFVENLTGTLQLIAKDAKVQVDFNPQVVSRFRLLGYENRRLDHAEFRDDSADGGEIGAGHSVTALYEIKLTEGARGHLATVSIRYEDPDTYRPSEISEEIFTTQLKRTFQAASAEFQLAAIVAEFAEILRESFWAKDGNLAAVSQSLREIAPRIHNEQVDELRHLVSSAARFKASDLD
- a CDS encoding thiamine pyrophosphate-binding protein; its protein translation is MQNGQITIGEYLLRKLQYYGIDHIFGIPGDYVVQFFDMIEKSPIQHIGTTREETAGFAADAYARTKGIGAACVTYGVGGLSMINAVTAAYAEKSPLVVISGSPGIEERSEEGLLHHKGKDFYTQQRIYDEITVASALLDEPFTAFNEIDRVLDAVYWHKRPGYIELPRDRVGVLGTLFQRPSTRDRQSAPETLEAALANAIAFINQSENPVILAGAELHRFGYQNKLLQLAEEKQFPVVTTLLGKSVMPEAHPLYLGIYGGAMSREEITVLVESSDCLITLGAFMTDVNLGIYTANLERSRQVYATSDKISVGYSTYENVTFEDFIDGLYSPELHERGNIDLEWVMEVPEPFEMMPDQPLTMQRLFQQLNLLLSEDMIVIPDIGDSLWAALDLRLPARTDFIALAYYTSMGFAVPAAIGAQLGKPTARPLVIVGDGAFQMTGTELSTTIRYQLNPIVLILNNQGYGTIRPFIEGPFNDIENWNYTHIPELFGAGRAFIARTEGEFDAAMKAALAETQHFVLIEVELDKLDISPALMQLAEQVSKKV
- a CDS encoding ATP-binding protein — protein: MEGIFPLFTELLEKADSLLNRLDARTTLTSSECLNDYIAFQWRAQNGTGYLMPVKHPHLVDSTDLIGINSQCTALDRNTRQFLQGLPANHVLLWGDRGTGKSSLVKAMLERYADEGLRLVGVGKEGLIHLQEIAEVLWERPEYYILFCDDLAFNEDEPEYRELKAMLEGGISACPDNVLIYATSNRRHLMPRQVRENQYPQNDEDELYPREATEEKVSLSDRFGLRLAFHRISQDTYLEIVSHYARKRGLSVPTETLHRAALEWEASSSGRSGRVAYQFVADLTGQLALESNTHGKK
- a CDS encoding aminotransferase class I/II-fold pyridoxal phosphate-dependent enzyme is translated as MQDLNPLAADLNQQIRSASPVVFALLSELGKRIYLPKGILSQTAEANTKAHQFNATRAIALDFSEDAGDMMHLPVSRELVPELTLESIYGYAPVLGQQELREAWKAHLLQENPALAGKTFSLPIVTSGMTHGFSLLAELFVDSGDTLVLPDKIWGNYRLIFQTKAGANIQSYPFCNASSDFNTHGFREALANATAEKLLILLNFPHNPTGYAVTRVEAQQIVDAIVARAETGCHILVMIDDAYAGLWYDTTVMQESLFGLLVGCHPNVVPVKIDGATKEEYAWGIRVAFITFGLEETAMEPLAQKLSGLIRANTSGAAQVSQTLILEAMKASRYTEQKQHNYETLKARALKVKAVASDGRYAKLWEVYPSHAGYFTCLNLKSGNAETIRQRLLAEHGIGTIALGETELRIAYSCLDESDIETVFAKIARVIEGV